In the genome of Virgibacillus doumboii, the window GCAATGCACGAATATCCGGAAACAAAAGAGAAACTGCAGTCAGGTGACGAGGCGTACAACCGAATGTTTGTCCAGGAAGTTCGACGGTATTATCCATTTGGTCCATTTTTGGGGGCAAGAGTCCGCAGCAACTTTTCATGGAGCGGACACAATTTTAATAAAGGAACCCTTGTCTTTCTAGATGTTTACGGGACCAATCATGACCCGGATTTATGGGAAGAACCCGATAAATTTAAACCCGAGCGCTTCACAGACTGGGAAGGTAGTCCGTTTGATTTTATTCCACAGGGCGGCGGTGACTATAATATGGGCCATCGCTGTGCCGGTGAGTGGGTAACGATTGAACTCATGCGGGAAAGCCTGGAATTTTTAGCAAACCGGATTGAATATGACGTTCCCAATCAGGATTTGAGCTTCAGCATGGTGCGAATGCCCAGCATTCCAAAAAGCAGGTTTGTATTACGCAATGTTAGAAGGAAATAGACTTAGTTAAAAAAACGTTCTTGATAAGGACGTTTTTTATTTTAAATAGTGAATAGACATAACTATGTGAAACATGAAACATTAACCAAGTCAACTCTATATCTTTTCCCAACAGTTTGTTAACTAAGACAAACATCCAATGAATATGATGATATGTAGAACGTGCAAACTGGGGGAGAAGAATATGCAAATTCATGTAGTGCAACAAGGAAATACATTGTGGCGTATTGCGCAAAATTATGGAACAGATATAAACCAAATTATTCTGGTTAATGACTTGGAGAACCCTAATGAACTTGTGGTTGGTCAATCACTTGTTATTCCGGAGCCGGGAAAAGAATATGTTGTTCAAAGCGGCGATAATTTATGGCAAATTGCCCAAATGTTTGGTGTAACCGTACAGGAGCTCGCTGCAGCCAACAATATTACGAATCCTGCGGTGATATATGTCGGACAAATGCTTGAGCTGCCGTACTTTATTCACACTGTGCAGCCCGGGGAATATATTTGGCTGATTGGACAGCAATACGGTGTTTCGGTTGATGCAATAATCCAGGCAAATAATATGACTGATCCCGGATTAATATTCCCGGGTCAGACGATACGAATTCCGGCGCCAAACAGACCATTAACTGAAGTGAATGCCTATACAACTCAGCTGGATGAAGAGGGAAGAGGTGAAGTTCTTAGATTGGGAAGAAATTTCACCTACCTTAGTCCATTTACCTACAGTATAAATGCTGACGGCACCATTACTGACCTGCAGGAAAGCGGAGTTCTGGAAGCGGCAAGGGCAACAAATACAGCCCCATTATTAGTGCTAACCAATTTCACCGATGAAGGTTTTAATTCTGATCTGGCAGCTGCAATTCTTAGAAATCCTCAGCTGCAGGAAACACTAATTACGAACCTGTTGGAAATCATGCGTGCAAAAGGATATGCCGGGGTTAATTTTGACTTCGAATATGTTTACCCCGAGGACCGGGAAAACTATAATACATTTCTGCGGCGTGTAGTAGCCCGGCTGCATCCGGAAGGGTTTATTGTCTCGACTGCATTGGCTCCAAAAGAAAGCGCGGATCAGCAGGGATTATTGTATGAAGCACATGATTACCAGGCTCACGGCAATATCGTGGACTTTGTTATTGTGATGACATATGAATGGGGTTGGGCTGGCGGCAGACCGTGGGCGATTGCACCAATCAATAAAGTCCGCGATGTATTGAATTATGCCGTAACGGTTATTCCACGTGAAAAAATATTAATGGGTGTACCACTTTACGGACGGGATTGGAAAATACCGTGGGTGGAAGGAACAACTGCCAGAACGGTAAGCCCGCGTGATGCAGTACAGCTGGCGAATCAGTATGGGGTGGCAATCCAATATAATGAGACATACCAGTCACCGTTCTTCCGCTATTTTGATGAAGCCGGACAGGAGCATGAAGTCTGGTTTGAGGATGCCCGCAGTATGCAGGCCAAGTATGACACGATTAAAGAATATGGTCTGAGAGGGCCTGGTTATTGGGTGCTGGGCATGTTATTCCCGCAAAACTGGGCTGTGCTGCAGGATAATTTTGAAGTAAGGAAATTATGATTGAAAATGAGCGCCTCTGATATTGGTTCAGGGGTGTTTTTGTTTGCAGGTTTTGGAAAAAGCCGAAGTTCACAGTGATTTCGCCAAAGTTCACAAGCAAATCGCCGAAGTTCACAATTAGGTTGCTCAAAGTTCACAATTATAATGCTAAAGTTCACAATTATAATGGTGCAAATTGTAACATGCGGTTATTTTTAAGAAGGGTATTCACGAAAAAGATTGAATATATAATAACAACGCTAATTTTTTGGAGGTAGTAAGTAATGAAAAGTCCAGTGAAAAGCAAGGTCAACACAGTTTTCGTCCCGGTAAAGGATATTAAAAAGGCCAAAGAATGGTATTCAACGATGCTGGGTATTGAAGATGGGGAATTTATGTTTGATAATCTGTTCGTGGCGAAGATGGATGGAGCAGGAATGGTTCTGGATACAATGCCAATGTGGCGGGATGACAATGGAGATTTTCCTGCATTAAATGTGCCGGCAATTCAGTTTGGAACAGATGACATTCAGGCATCCTATCAATTTATGAAAAATAACGGTGTGGAATTGGTAACAGAAGTAATGTATGACCACTGGTTTGTGTTTAAGGACCCGGATGGAAATATGCTGATGGTATGTCAGGATGAATAGCCAGATTAAATATTCGCCTCAATCTGTTCCCGGAAAAGCTTACGGAACTTCTTTTCATCTTCAGTTGTAAAAGCTTTTGGTCCTTTGGTTCGTTTCCCGCTTTTTCGCGCCATCGCACTGGCGTAGCGGGTATGCAAAAGCTGATCGATATTATCATTTGTGTATGCAAAGCCTTTATGGTGAAGAACCGCGCATCCTTTGGAAAGGCCAAGTGATGCGAGTCCGTAGTCCTGTGTGATAATCATATCGCCTTTTTGCGCCAATTGCATAATCCGGTAGTCAGCGGCCTCAGCCCCGGTATCAACGTAAATCGTTTCAACACCCGGCTGTTCGTCATCAGGGGAAAAGTGCGCAAAGCTTTTAACAAGTATTACAGGAATTTGGTACTCACGTGCGATAGATATGGTTGTTTTTTTGACGGGACAAGCGTCGGCATCAACGTATATTTTCATAAGAACCTCTCCAATTCGTTTCTAAGCTAATTGTAGCAAATATGATATTAACAGACCACTTCAATTGATTTTGGGGTGGTCTTTTATGTTGAATTAATTTAGTTTTTTTCAAGTTGGCACTTGCATTTTCAAACACAATGTAATACACTACATTACACGACTAATGCACTAAATTGCATAAAGGAGGGGCAAGCTTGATTAATCCGGATGGCGCAAAGCCGATTTACATACAGATTGCTGAGTGGATTGAAACGGAAATACTGAACGGCAACCTGAAAACAGATGAAAAAGTATATTCCCAATACAAGCTTGCAGAGATGTTCAACATCAACCCGGCAACTGGAGCAAAAGGATTAAACATTCTTTACGATGACGAGGTTGTTTATAACAAACGCGGGCTTGGTAAATTTGTTTCCGCAGATGCGAAAATAATTATCACAGATAAGCGAAAGAACCAGACGCTCAAGGGACTCATTCAGGAAGTAGTTCTTGAATCCGAGCGATTAAATGTCAGCGAAGACGAAATAATCGAGATGATTAAGGTGGTAATGAAAGAACGTAAGGGGGATGCGAAATGAAAGTAGTAGAATGTAATGATTTGACCAAGCAACATGGACACCGAAAAGCGCTGAACAATTTAACCTTCTCGA includes:
- a CDS encoding LysM peptidoglycan-binding domain-containing protein; translated protein: MQIHVVQQGNTLWRIAQNYGTDINQIILVNDLENPNELVVGQSLVIPEPGKEYVVQSGDNLWQIAQMFGVTVQELAAANNITNPAVIYVGQMLELPYFIHTVQPGEYIWLIGQQYGVSVDAIIQANNMTDPGLIFPGQTIRIPAPNRPLTEVNAYTTQLDEEGRGEVLRLGRNFTYLSPFTYSINADGTITDLQESGVLEAARATNTAPLLVLTNFTDEGFNSDLAAAILRNPQLQETLITNLLEIMRAKGYAGVNFDFEYVYPEDRENYNTFLRRVVARLHPEGFIVSTALAPKESADQQGLLYEAHDYQAHGNIVDFVIVMTYEWGWAGGRPWAIAPINKVRDVLNYAVTVIPREKILMGVPLYGRDWKIPWVEGTTARTVSPRDAVQLANQYGVAIQYNETYQSPFFRYFDEAGQEHEVWFEDARSMQAKYDTIKEYGLRGPGYWVLGMLFPQNWAVLQDNFEVRKL
- a CDS encoding VOC family protein; the encoded protein is MKSPVKSKVNTVFVPVKDIKKAKEWYSTMLGIEDGEFMFDNLFVAKMDGAGMVLDTMPMWRDDNGDFPALNVPAIQFGTDDIQASYQFMKNNGVELVTEVMYDHWFVFKDPDGNMLMVCQDE
- a CDS encoding YaiI/YqxD family protein, producing the protein MKIYVDADACPVKKTTISIAREYQIPVILVKSFAHFSPDDEQPGVETIYVDTGAEAADYRIMQLAQKGDMIITQDYGLASLGLSKGCAVLHHKGFAYTNDNIDQLLHTRYASAMARKSGKRTKGPKAFTTEDEKKFRKLFREQIEANI
- a CDS encoding GntR family transcriptional regulator translates to MINPDGAKPIYIQIAEWIETEILNGNLKTDEKVYSQYKLAEMFNINPATGAKGLNILYDDEVVYNKRGLGKFVSADAKIIITDKRKNQTLKGLIQEVVLESERLNVSEDEIIEMIKVVMKERKGDAK